Proteins encoded in a region of the Salmo trutta chromosome 34, fSalTru1.1, whole genome shotgun sequence genome:
- the LOC115173131 gene encoding uncharacterized protein LOC115173131, giving the protein MLCLKIVKVVTQTALRILLPALARIMGVDLRSGAASPESQCSLTGSEDSLGSLDEREKRLLISEMNYWTKERRRNGSAGCLQKSTRRTSSPCWSPKSSQTSLQSLPATREAPLMEEPLKALFGVTEESLLISLVEGHSNPTSSSSSELSYAIAGEVVHQLNSGLSVAIQASSGSCPPMDSQDIAAGKEVIRVASVQILAELQSQTSEPEWVGFIEPLMDPVTDDVLNAIAGTMDKMAQDYNILLDLAKKMTILGSKFLTNLQCDLDVECPSGKEGTTHFLKETGSSSSVVSRKLQTFSSPDFQSKALKAVSTILTRKVSSSSGVAPSSRPSSAAPSLTEAPLNTSCTALTSVSSTATVIVKAFVGGMETIASFEGKCEAVDWPVPVNDHKTGFSQKITFSPARTLYGLIRAKLRDLLTLSAREEGVAKDASLQESSDTLEKATVSTVEVQLPSTKLSRVPSESQPMPALCLSNLDNSTQEVLSSVFSIYKSELSKVESKCLAVVSSSDESLDACWLVDGVLSKLDDYTISQSPSPNEDLSVSTQCSQLSSEESVRITQSSTSLIQSIKKLSSNDFQTQAEEAVSKVLMRSSHSFITQISHTGLQKSLQAGLSSSSPSEIASMSSQNTAPGLVETFVKGMATIFQKNESTDTVLLERSGRVLQCSHGGSQLDDTELSVQISEEKLWSTAKTICVNMKNILKDFFTGLKPSGSERTENASSKETLGEILVAIQSEISNLGRIKDSRELLQINDMVGTMLKEVEKSEDDSEQVCQDIPRTCSSLSTSLKGRSSLSSSSKGPRSECELEINLPGTPIPDEVPFDLTCPIVRSSCIDTRDSKMPEISTSDLRTKMMAHTDEPLHRNSPMTDSSRPPSAKASFRSSTTPSFTSKGTSLVPKGDGIDIEEKEVSIPSSSGHLRELLISPDISSATAFPLQYLMDSSKDDVICLVTVLVIRLLSKIRPSALDGPFQQAPDMTETSQQLIRQVLSEFCAASRFSRTQEYSQNLHIHRVFRGVHKNLMEEFGSYNTLQAAISSQDPAFDRVLVKSLTQQLVQGRKEASRPASAATNPADQAETERGAEQKARRSFLCFSMTKLRINFKRSKRGNKKDCHSVQEQTEITSTDGHCIAPHIEAHGAESPAGEVSPSISQPIKKQFLIVRVFSAMMKPFRRFTKKNL; this is encoded by the exons TTCCCAGACCTCATTGCAGAGTTTGCCAGCAACTAGAGAGGCTCCCCTCATGGAGGAGCCTCTGAAAGCTCTCTTTGGGGTAACGGAAGAGAGCCTCCTGATATCCCTGGTTGAGGGTCACTCCAACCccacctcctccagctcttccgaGTTGAGCTATGCTATCGCGGGGGAGGTAGTACACCAGCTTAACTCTGGCCTCTCAGTGGCCATTCAGGCCAGCTCGGGGAGTTGCCCCCCTATGGACAGTCAGGACATAGCAGCAGGCAAGGAGGTCATTCGGGTAGCTTCGGTGCAGATCCTGGCCGAGCTACAGAGCCAAACGTCTGAGCCAGAGTGGGTAGGGTTTATCGAGCCCCTCATGGACCCTGTGACCGATGATGTGCTGAATGCCATTGCCGGCACAATGGACAAAATGGCACAGGACTACAACATCCTATTGGATCTGGCCAAGAAGATGACAATCTTGGGGTCTAAATTTCTGACCAATCTTCAATGTGACCTTGATGTTGAGTGTCCATCTGGGAAAGAAGGGACCACTCACTTTCTCAAAGAGACTGGATCCTCTAGCAGTGTGGTGTCCAGAAAGCTTCAGACCTTCTCTAGCCCCGACTTTCAGTCTAAAGCCCTCAAGGCGGTGAGCACCATCCTTACAAGGAAAGTCAGCAGCTCTTCTGGCGTGGCTCCTTCCTCTAGGCCTTCTAGTGCTGCTCCTAGCCTTACTGAAGCTCCCCTGAATACCAGCTGcacagccctgacatctgtaagcTCCACTGCCACAGTGATTGTTAAGGCATTTGTGGGAGGCATGGAGACGATAGCATCATTTGAAGGCAAATGTGAAGCAGTTGATTGGCCAGTTCCTGTAAATGACCACAAAACAGGGTTTTCACAGAAGATAACCTTCTCTCCAGCCCGCACACTCTATGGCCTTATACGAGCAAAGCTGAGGGACCTTTTAACTCTATCCGCTCGAGAAGAAGGTGTGGCTAAGGATGCTTCTCTTCAGGAGTCTTCAGACACCCTGGAAAAGgcaactgtttcaactgttgaGGTCCAGTTACCCAGCACCAAACTTAGTAGAGTTCCCAGTGAGAGCCAACCAAtgccagctctctgtctctccaatcTGGATAACAGCACTCAAGAAGTTCTTAGCAGTGTTTTTTCCATCTACAAGTCAGAGTTATCAAAAGTGGAGAGTAAATGCTTGGCCGTTGTCAGTTCATCTGATGAGTCCCTAGATGCTTGTTGGCTTGTTGATGGTGTcctatcaaagcttgatgactaTACTATTTCCCAGTCACCCTCACCCAATGAAGACTTGAGTGTGAGTACTCAATGTTCTCAACTGAGCTCAGAAGAGAGTGTCAGAATCACACAGTCCTCTACTAGTCTGATTCAGAGCATTAAGAAGCTCTCTAGCAATGACTTTCAGACTCAGGCAGAAGAGGCAGTGAGTAAAGTGCTGATGAGATCCAGTCATTCCTTTATCACACAGATCAGCCATACTGGTCTTCAGAAAAGTCTGCAGGCTGGCTTATCATCTAGCTCGCCATCAGAGATTGCCTCCATGTCCTCTCAGAATACAGCCCCTGGATTAGTGGAAACCTTTGTCAAAGGAATGGCGACTATTTTCCAGAAAAATGAGTCCACTGACACTGTGCTCCTGGAAAGAAGTGGGAGAGTTTTGCAGTGCTCCCACGGGGGCTCCCAACTGGATGATACTGAATTGAGTGTTCAAATATCAGAAGAGAAGCTTTGGTCAACAGCTAAGACCATCTGCGTCAATATGAAGAACATACTTAAGGATTTCTTCACAGGGCTGAAGCCATCCGGATCCGAAAGGACAGAAAATGCTTCTTCCAAAGAGACCCTTGGGGAAATCCTGGTTGCTATCCAGAGTGAAATCTCAAACTTAGGGCGAATTAAGGATTCCAGGGAGCTCCTTCAGATCAACGATATGGTAGGAACTATGCTGAAGGAGGTTGAGAAAAGTGAGGATGACAGTGAACAAGTCTGCCAAGACATCCCTAGAACCTGTTCATCTTTGTCCACTTCTTTAAAGGGTCGTAGTTCCTTGTCTAGCTCTTCAAAGGgtcctaggtcagagtgtgagtTAGAGATCAACCTCCCTGGCACTCCCATCCCTGACGAAGTGCCTTTTGATCTGACCTGCCCCATCGTCAGGAGCTCCTGCATCGACACCAGGGACTCTAAAATGCCAGAGATTTCTACAAGTGACCTAAGGACAAAGATGATGGCACACACAGATGAACCCCTGCATCGTAACAGTCCAATGACTGACAGCAGCCGACCACCGAGTGCTAAAGCCTCTTTTCGATCCTCCACTACTCCATCTTTCACCAGCAAGGGAACCTCTTTGGTACCAAAGGGAGATGGGATTGACATTGAAGAGAAGGAGGTGAGCATCCCCAGCAGCTCTGGCCATCTGAGGGAGCTCTTAATCAGCCCAGACATCAGCAGTGCCACTGCATTCCCACTGCAGTACTTGATGGACTCCAGCAAAGATGATGTCATCTGTTTGGTCACCGTACTGGTGATAAGGTTGCTATCGAAGATCAGACCCTCAGCCCTAGATGGACCCTTCCAACAGGCACCAGACATGACAGAAACATCTCAGCAACTCATCAGACAAGTCCTGTCTGAGTTCTGTGCTGCATCCAGATTCTCCAGGACACAGGAATATTCCCAGAACCTGCACATCCACAGGGTGTTCAGAGGTGTACATAAAAACTTGATGGAGGAGTTTGGCTCTTATAACACCCTGCAAGCAGCTATTTCCTCCCAGGACCCTGCATTTGACAGAGTCCTGGTAAAGTCCTTGACCCAGCAGCTGGTACAGGGACGCAAGGAGGCGTCAAGACCAGCTTCTGCTGCAACAAACCCAGCAGACCaggctgagacagagaggggggctgAGCAGAAAGCAAGAAGGAGCTTCCTTTGCTTTTCAATGACCAAACTCAGGATCAACTTCAAG CGTTCCAAGAGAGGAAACAAAAAGGACTGCCATTCAGTCCAGGAACAGACTGAGATTACCTCTACTGATGGACATTGCATAG ctccacacATTGAggctcatggtgctgaatctcCAGCTGGAGAGgtttctccctccatatctcagcCTATCAAAAAACAATTCTTGATTGTCAGGGTCTTTTCAGCAATGATGAAGCCATTCAGGCGCTTCACCAAGAAGAACCTGTAA